The following are from one region of the Deltaproteobacteria bacterium genome:
- a CDS encoding EthD family reductase has translation MVKLVAMFNLPPGTNEAEFEKYFVKKHARDAAKIPGLRRYTIGKVVGSPAGEPAWYRVNELWFDSVKAALKAFSSQVAVDATNDLMPRVKDFTPVFVKDQEVKLPPSPKAKAEKRKGGKKR, from the coding sequence ATGGTCAAACTGGTTGCCATGTTCAATCTTCCCCCGGGAACAAACGAAGCGGAATTTGAAAAGTATTTTGTCAAGAAGCATGCGCGGGATGCAGCTAAAATCCCGGGCCTTCGCAGGTACACCATCGGGAAAGTAGTTGGATCCCCCGCAGGGGAACCGGCCTGGTACCGGGTAAATGAACTATGGTTTGACAGCGTAAAAGCCGCCCTGAAGGCGTTTAGCTCGCAGGTGGCGGTGGATGCTACCAATGACCTGATGCCCCGGGTGAAGGACTTTACCCCTGTTTTTGTCAAAGACCAGGAGGTGAAGTTGCCCCCCAGCCCAAAGGCGAAGGCAGAGAAGAGAAAAGGAGGAAAGAAGCGATGA
- a CDS encoding ABC transporter ATP-binding protein translates to MILEVKNIYTSYGLSHILFGVSLTVDKEEVVSLLGRNGVGKTTTLRSIMGLTPPSSGSIKWKGEEIAGKSSYQIARLGIGFVPEDRRIFADLTVWENLDVAIKTSTARGNFWTLERVFDLFPALKSIQSRRGGFLSGGEQQMLTIARTLMGNPDLVLLDEPSEGLAPIVVQQLGEQITKLRKEGMTILLCEQNARFSLDLSDRLYILEKGEVRYQGNVADFRKDEEAYRTYLAL, encoded by the coding sequence ATGATCTTGGAGGTGAAAAACATCTACACCTCCTATGGGTTGAGCCATATTTTATTCGGGGTTTCTTTAACGGTTGATAAAGAAGAAGTCGTTTCGCTACTGGGCAGAAACGGCGTGGGCAAGACAACCACCCTCCGTTCCATCATGGGCCTCACTCCACCAAGTTCTGGGTCGATCAAGTGGAAAGGCGAGGAGATCGCCGGAAAATCTTCTTATCAGATTGCCAGGCTAGGAATCGGATTTGTCCCGGAGGACCGGCGCATCTTTGCGGACCTGACGGTTTGGGAAAACCTGGATGTTGCAATCAAAACCTCAACGGCCAGAGGAAATTTCTGGACCCTGGAGAGGGTCTTCGACCTCTTCCCAGCGTTAAAGTCCATCCAGAGCCGGAGGGGTGGATTTCTGAGCGGGGGAGAGCAACAGATGCTCACCATCGCCCGCACCCTCATGGGCAATCCCGACCTTGTTCTGCTGGACGAACCGTCCGAGGGTTTGGCTCCCATCGTGGTACAACAGCTCGGCGAGCAGATCACGAAACTGAGGAAAGAAGGAATGACCATTCTTCTTTGCGAACAAAATGCCAGGTTTTCCCTGGATTTAAGCGACCGCCTTTACATATTGGAGAAGGGAGAAGTGCGTTACCAAGGAAATGTGGCAGATTTCCGCAAGGACGAAGAAGCCTATAGGACGTACTTGGCACTTTAA
- a CDS encoding ABC transporter ATP-binding protein has product MLLTVEKVKKSFDGFVAVNGVSLSVKKGEICSIIGPNGAGKTTLFNLITGHLPVDEGKLIFKGLDITRMPSYRICRLGMGRSFQRTNIFPRLTVFQNIQAAVLVHRGESFNFFKPVESFFREETQTILERVGLKDYGETVSGSLSYGYQKQLELGIALASEPELLLLDEPTAGMSAQETHQTIELIGRITREKGLTLLFTEHDMEVVFSISERIMVLHQGRLIAEGSPEEVRNDPDVQKVYLGEAR; this is encoded by the coding sequence ATGCTCTTGACCGTTGAAAAAGTGAAGAAATCTTTCGACGGATTTGTGGCGGTGAATGGGGTCAGCCTTTCCGTCAAGAAAGGAGAAATCTGTTCCATTATCGGCCCTAACGGCGCTGGGAAGACAACCCTTTTCAACCTAATTACCGGTCACCTTCCGGTAGATGAAGGAAAACTGATCTTCAAGGGACTCGACATCACCCGTATGCCCTCTTACCGGATCTGCCGGCTGGGGATGGGCCGTTCCTTTCAAAGAACCAATATCTTCCCTCGCCTAACGGTTTTTCAGAACATTCAGGCAGCCGTGCTGGTCCATCGAGGGGAAAGCTTTAATTTCTTCAAACCGGTGGAATCTTTCTTCCGGGAAGAGACTCAGACCATCTTGGAACGGGTGGGTTTGAAAGATTACGGGGAGACGGTCAGCGGATCTCTTTCCTATGGATATCAAAAACAGCTCGAGCTGGGGATTGCCCTGGCCAGCGAACCCGAGTTGCTCCTCCTGGATGAACCTACAGCCGGGATGTCTGCCCAGGAAACCCACCAGACCATCGAGCTGATCGGGCGGATCACCCGCGAAAAAGGACTTACTCTTCTTTTCACGGAACATGATATGGAAGTGGTTTTTTCCATCTCAGAAAGGATCATGGTCTTACATCAGGGGCGGCTCATTGCCGAAGGCTCCCCCGAGGAGGTCCGCAATGACCCGGACGTGCAGAAAGTCTACTTGGGGGAAGCGCGATGA
- a CDS encoding branched-chain amino acid ABC transporter permease — MSKENWFLMILVLLLAFLPLTESRFYVFLGTDILIMGLFAVSLNLLLGYTGLVSFGQAAYFGIGAYTCALLMKKASVAFPLAFVAAAVFGAIAAMIIGFFCIRLTKIYFAMLTLAFSQIVWAIAFKWNSLTGGDTGLIGVNFPAHLDSPIRFFYFTLAVVVLSFYVLRKLVNSPFGRILTTIRENPERTEFIGINVKLFQLIAFMISGFFAAIAGALFGIFNHSIFPDFIFWPQSAEVLIMSLLGGIYNFFGPMVGAAVLLYLRMQVTSFTQYWPLILGTILALLLFFFPGGIVGFLKSRQVFTRKNKCS, encoded by the coding sequence ATGTCCAAAGAAAACTGGTTCCTTATGATCCTCGTCCTGCTTCTAGCTTTCCTGCCCTTAACCGAATCCCGTTTCTATGTTTTTCTGGGGACGGATATTCTGATCATGGGACTGTTTGCCGTAAGCCTCAACCTCTTGTTAGGTTACACTGGGCTCGTCTCCTTCGGGCAGGCGGCCTATTTCGGGATCGGAGCTTACACCTGTGCTCTGCTGATGAAAAAGGCTTCGGTCGCCTTTCCGCTTGCTTTTGTGGCCGCCGCAGTATTCGGGGCAATCGCTGCTATGATCATCGGTTTTTTTTGCATCCGGCTGACCAAGATTTATTTTGCCATGCTTACCCTGGCCTTTTCCCAAATTGTGTGGGCCATTGCTTTCAAATGGAACTCCCTCACCGGCGGGGACACAGGCCTCATCGGGGTCAACTTTCCCGCGCACCTGGATTCTCCGATCCGATTTTTCTACTTCACTTTGGCTGTGGTCGTGCTCTCTTTTTACGTCCTGCGAAAACTGGTCAACTCCCCCTTCGGCAGGATCCTGACGACAATCCGGGAAAACCCTGAACGGACAGAATTTATCGGAATCAATGTGAAGCTATTCCAACTTATTGCCTTCATGATCTCGGGCTTCTTTGCGGCTATTGCCGGGGCACTCTTTGGAATCTTCAATCACAGTATTTTCCCGGATTTTATATTCTGGCCGCAGTCAGCCGAAGTGCTCATCATGAGCCTTCTCGGTGGGATTTATAACTTTTTCGGGCCTATGGTTGGGGCAGCGGTCCTGCTCTACTTGAGGATGCAGGTTACTTCTTTTACTCAATACTGGCCGCTCATTTTAGGGACTATCCTGGCTTTGCTTCTCTTCTTCTTCCCCGGAGGAATCGTGGGGTTTCTAAAAAGTAGACAAGTCTTTACCAGAAAAAACAAATGCTCTTGA